In the Scyliorhinus torazame isolate Kashiwa2021f chromosome 4, sScyTor2.1, whole genome shotgun sequence genome, one interval contains:
- the tdrd15 gene encoding tudor domain-containing protein 15, producing the protein MYSTFTSPVHTNHLDLNITHVECCPEKLLVRFWGRSNNVCELDYHILHNEVQNSAKTSANIAIGEFCFAEDLYNAGWYRGKVIRKDEESYDVFLVDVGMVLTVEPSHIASAKESLFQLPPKVVCGIFANIVPVKGTWSPTAVKYFLSLVTFQIKGYIEDILMDQIMLVEVPNINQKLFDLGLANILDGNTFHFILEISEDLLGSGYENTKTRYINKSCRKPVLDKTITLSPSFQRILDVLSPSLQTGVTEAVKITCASGLHNFYCQLKRLTSELEAMTGDLKCYYENEGKELNDEPIDNFGALCAAKGKDGKWYRGVVKQLLTSGQIEVWFMDYGRTEIVFPDHIKKLMPNFFTMPLMSFPCALTGLSNQTKQWIRLQTEIFKESLFEETLIICIDSYSCEEHLYYVTFYKQKNIHIHQMTGMLAEANPVIECCPKKENKDIDGQFGKFSETKMTAPRKVTCKSMHRRLGSVGMKINASYVGFVEYVINPSDFWIRTSEHNDEFECLMMSITNHYSKIGINEELLQEPVPGLFCCARYSKDLHYYRAVITEVLFNQLRVFFVDFGNAEVVDFNAVKSLLPEYTNLPAMAMNCSVAYVFPIEEVWTKDATNYFKNAVFHKQLFIEVISRQGSKYTIDMKDMECREQSSIGTLMLQAGYADFWNVQSDDALLHQRCMLKSSRARTTKFIANENRKCTDKNATLENSYDIPVSNILVSTVLFPAGTTSNNFSSVHLTMPTWIRESKIASPYRQQVFKLGSVLDVRVSHVNSPAEFWCQLQRNSNQLQLLMRNMQHYYSTPKDAFQLGHIGCVARCSKDGQWYRASVIQRNFPKEEVTVLFVDYGMQQKIAMKNLRAINPEFLRLEGQAFRCTFNSIIRSVNHDPSVWDKISCCTFKRFIDNLISGGRLKCTIFAMALMDGKGLCNVVDLHTPLINVCQLLLDMGLAACVETPCSFSPAVQLYTPYYSAHGLKVGSEEKVYVTHVSSLSKFYCQLDKNTVILDTLRTEVDIVSKKMQEQRLDLDKTSICLARYFEDGQWYRALARSVHSPEHFKVFFIDYGNTEIVDKNDVVPIPEDAKDLILIPMQAVKCCLPLSLPKLSDESIALFKQTVIKQTVIGNPITAFVIAKKSDGQLVLELYDGSVKISAQITEQYMHHHYRRDVICLDETKWQNGKSFHPTKNVPSTDVLINKKPDYIAHLIKETNRLIHSYMGHKNKDQNYNLKKKNTPCKTGNYYKNKYSKHRQNEIIPKFTAQLAKLKTTYSRKNSGEIGQAGKVTLPPRKTKMTSYHVINSKEMLPSTILCHLVQNSPATQKAMDRFEMICRTRKHCQGKWLLQNLMDLPQAKLITRFEKYIESGNSSSDSFIERVHNEHRTPDQGKEMGGAAFTKSKGKDFQSTHVSDDSDVSIKNDALHSSVKKIKLNPLFTKFIDPMPDLTYSKTGLFKKFLKPKLQGMQSDGLRCSEVSHFTNKLTREYIVCEFVQQFSQFWKIHLGHCTRSSAGKFLSEMASSKSSSQEALTLNKASEIEILISELDLSLQGMRNAPEKMSVEDKHYCTAIMSYEHQCIVNKEFVFQIDNHLLEKLVCSRRIVWLVKANTLLSVSNSGSFSIKLNASTEELFPLTLAVGEDVKIENISSSNAIERRKCQSQQFSEQDKSIIKLLHWEDKWVEFGRTDISLLQWIKVLNDSILNFIEQVMMWPWNAIENKQLLKYLLPPVFALNDQTFIELLRKLDSGFWEIAICQDATSLAEKYPAMVHKNISIITSQNCSSDLNGWMNKITSAETEINIASKTLLSVDNSMMCLSLNPILCGPIQTRVEYTGFATSVIDPSEFYIQLEDTFEIMETISSLLAQLSDEFHPLSQDILNPGVGCLIKLATDEQWSRVEIYEVCQQFVLVRAVDYGHYIFVPSSDLNRLRELPKELAEVPRLTNHCSLNNVVPSVGHNWTDEAIVFFQKSLNEQSLTVFFRQRISELLWEVDLFVNNKSVAEDLHAVGHAAFRKEIGNSFMEDSISSEESSQILTEPILEQQIYKSNDELTMALQNEEPAFVNFDSSYSIKCVDIPL; encoded by the coding sequence ATGTATTCAACTTTTACTTCGCCTGTTCACACCAACCACCTTGATCTGAATATAACCCATGTGGAATGTTGTCCAGAAAAATTATTAGTACGTTTCTGGGGTCGGAGCAATAACGTATGTGAATTGGACTATCATATATTGCACAATGAAGTGCAGAATTCAGCAAAGACTAGTGCCAACATCGCAATTGGTGAGTTTTGTTTTGCAGAGGACCTTTACAATGCGGGATGGTATCGAGGAAAGGTCATAAGAAAAGATGAAGAATCATACGACGTATTTCTCGTAGATGTTGGTATGGTATTGACAGTTGAACCTAGTCACATCGCTTCTGCCAAGGAGAGTTTATTTCAATTGCCTCCAAAAGTGGTATGTGGAATATTTGCCAATATAGTGCCAGTAAAAGGAACATGGTCCCCAACAGCAGTCAAATATTTTTTGTCACTAGTAACTTTTCAAATCAAAGGTTACATTGAAGATATCTTAATGGACCAAATTATGTTGGTGGAAGTCCCCAATATTAACCAAAAGCTTTTTGACCTTGGTTTAGCAAATATTCTTGATGGCAACACTTTCCATTTTATACTGGAAATTTCAGAAGATTTACTTGGATCTGGTTATGAAAATACTAAAACTCGGTACATAAATAAAAGCTGCAGGAAGCCTGTGCTCGATAAAACAATTACATTATCTCCTAGTTTCCAACGTATCCTGGATGTTTTGAGTCCCAGTTTGCAAACTGGTGTTACAGAGGCAGTAAAAATAACATGTGCTTCAGGCCTTCATAACTTTTATTGCCAGTTGAAAAGGCTGACTTCGGAGCTAGAAGCAATGACTGGAGACTTGAAATGTTACTATGAAAATGAAGGAAAAGAATTAAACGATGAACCCATTGACAATTTTGGTGCACTTTGTGCTGCAAAAGGTAAAGATGGAAAATGGTACAGGGGAGTTGTAAAGCAACTCTTAACCTCTGGCCAGATAGAAGTTTGGTTCATGGATTATGGAAGGACTGAAATTGTATTTCCTGATCATATTAAAAAATTGATGCCAAACTTTTTTACGATGCCACTGATGTCATTTCCTTGTGCACTAACTGGCTTATCAAACCAAACAAAACAATGGATAAGATTGCAGACAGAAATTTTCAAGGAATCGTTGTTTGAGGAAACATTAATTATTTGTATTGATTCCTACTCCTGTGAAGAGCATTTATACTATGTTACATTTTACAAGCAGAAAAACATTCATATCCATCAGATGACTGGAATGTTGGCAGAAGCAAATCCAGTGATTGAGTGTTGCCCAAAGAAGGAAAATAAGGATATTGATGGTCAATTTGGAAAATTTTCAGAAACTAAGATGACAGCGCCTAGGAAAGTGACATGTAAATCAATGCATCGTAGATTAGGATCTGTTGGGATGAAAATAAATGCTTCCTATGTTGGATTTGTTGAATATGTAATTAACCCATCTGACTTTTGGATTCGAACGTCGGAACACAATGATGAATTTGAATGCTTAATGATGAGCATAACAAACCACTACAGCAAGATTGGCATAAATGAAGAACTCCTTCAGGAACCAGTACCTGGTTTATTTTGCTGCGCTAGGTATAGCAAAGATCTACATTACTACAGAGCAGTTATTACTGAAGTACTTTTCAACCAACTCAGAGTGTTTTTTGTTGATTTTGGAAATGCTGAAGTTGTAGATTTTAATGCTGTGAAATCCCTGCTTCCTGAGTACACAAATCTACCTGCTATGGCTATGAATTGTTCTGTTGCTTATGTTTTTCCTATTGAAGAAGTGTGGACCAAAGATGCCACTAACTACTTTAAGAATGCTGTATTCCATAAACAACTTTTTATTGAAGTAATCTCAAGACAGGGCAGCAAATATACGATTGATATGAAAGATATGGAATGCAGGGAGCAGTCATCTATTGGTACACTAATGCTTCAAGCTGGGTACGCTGATTTTTGGAATGTGCAGTCAGATGATGCATTGCTTCATCAGAGATGTATGTTGAAATCTTCGAGAGCTAGGACAACCAAATTCATTGCAAATGAGAACAGGAAATGCACAGATAAAAACGCAACGTTGGAAAATTCATATGACATTCCAGTTTCAAATATCCTGGTATCTACTGTTTTATTTCCAGCTGGTACAACGAGTAATAACTTTTCATCTGTACATCTTACCATGCCAACGTGGATTAGAGAGTCCAAAATAGCATCACCATACAGGCAACAAGTGTTTAAACTTGGGTCTGTTCTTGATGTGAGAGTATCTCATGTAAATTCTCCAGCAGAGTTTTGGTGCCAACTGCAAAGAAACTCAAATCAACTTCAATTACTTATGAGGAATATGCAGCATTATTACAGTACTCCAAAGGATGCTTTTCAACTTGGACATATTGGGTGTGTTGCAAGGTGCTCTAAAGATGGTCAATGGTACAGAGCATCTGTTATTCAAAGGAATTTTCCAAAAGAAGAGGTTACTGTATTGTTTGTTGATTATGGCATGCAACAAAAAATAGCCATGAAAAATCTTCGTGCTATTAATCCAGAATTTCTTCGACTAGAAGGACAGGCATTTAGGTGCACTTTTAACAGCATAATTCGATCTGTAAACCATGACCCTTCTGTTTGGGATAAAATTTCCTGTTGTACATTTAAGCGATTCATTGACAATTTAATTTCTGGTGGGCGTCTTAAATGCACAATATTTGCTATGGCTCTGATGGATGGAAAGGGTCTATGTAATGTGGTAGACCTTCATACACCATTGATTAATGTATGCCAGTTACTTTTAGATATGGGACTAGCTGCTTGCGTTGAAACACCATGTTCATTTAGTCCTGCAGTTCAACTATACACGCCTTATTACAGTGCTCATGGTCTAAAAGTTGGAAGTGAAGAAAAAGTATATGTAACTCACGTGTCTAGTCTCTCAAAATTCTATTGTCAGCTTGATAAAAATACTGTAATTTTGGATACACTTAGGACTGAGGTGGACATTGTTAGTAAAAAAATGCAAGAACAAAGATTAGACCTTGACAAAACCAGTATCTGCTTAGCAAGGTATTTTGAAGATGGTCAGTGGTACCGTGCTTTAGCCCGTTCAGTGCATTCACCTGAACATTTTAAAGTGTTTTTCATAGACTATGGAAACACGGAGATAGTTGATAAAAATGATGTGGTTCCAATTCCCGAAGATGCAAAGGACCTGATTTTGATACCAATGCAAGCGGTGAAGTGCTGTTTACCTCTTAGTCTTCCGAAACTGTCTGATGAAAGTATTGCCTTGTTTAAACAAACTGTAATTAAACAAACTGTAATTGGGAATCCTATCACCGCCTTTGTGATAGCAAAGAAGTCTGATGGTCAGTTGGTTCTTGAGCTTTATGATGGAAGTGTGAAAATTAGTGCTCAAATAACAGAACAATACATGCATCATCATTATCGACGAGACGTAATTTGCCTTGATGAAACAAAATGGCAAAATGGCAAATCTTTCCATCCGACAAAAAATGTTCCTTCCACAGATGTACTGATAAATAAGAAACCTGATTACATAGCACACTTGATCAAAGAAACAAACCGACTTATTCATTCCTACATGGGACACAAAAATAAAGACCAGAACTATAACCTTAAAAAGAAAAATACTCCATGTAAGACCGGAAACTATTACAAAAATAAATACTCAAAGCATCGCCAGAATGAAATTATCCCTAAATTTACTGCACAGTtagcaaaactaaaaacaacatatAGCAGAAAGAACTCTGGTGAAATAGGCCAGGCAGGCAAGGTAACACTCCCACCAAGGAAGACGAAGATGACATCTTATCATGTGATTAACTCCAAGGAAATGTTGCCATCTACTATACTTTGCCACCTTGTGCAAAACAGTCCTGCAACACAAAAGGCAATGGATCGCTTTGAAATGATATGTCGAACTAGAAAACACTGTCAGGGCAAATGGCTTCTTCAAAATCTGATGGATTTGCCTCAAGCTAAGCTGATCACCAGGTTTGAAAAATATATTGAAAGTGGAAATAGTTCTTCAGACTCCTTCATAGAACGAGTACATAATGAGCACAGAACCCCAGACCAGGGAAAAGAGATGGGTGGTGCAGCATTTACCAAATCTAAAGGTAAGGATTTTCAGAGTACACACGTAAGTGATGATAGTGATGTGTCAATCAAAAATGATGCTTTGCATTCTTCTGTCAAGAAAATCAAATTGAACCCATTGTTCACAAAGTTCATTGATCCCATGCCAGATTTGACTTATTCTAAAACAGGCCTGTTCAAGAAATTCTTGAAGCCAAAATTGCAGGGTATGCAATCTGATGGACTGCGGTGTTCTGAAGTTTCACATTTTACAAATAAGCTAACTAGGGAATATATAGTTTGTGAGTTTGTACAACAGTTTAGTCAGTTTTGGAAGATTCATCTTGGTCATTGTACTCGATCCTCAGCTGGCAAATTCTTAAGTGAGATGGCAAGTAGTAAATCATCCAGCCAGGAGGCTTTAACACTTAACAAAGCTTCAGAAATAGAAATTCTTATTTCTGAGCTAGATCTATCCTTGCAGGGCATGAGGAATGCACCTGAGAAAATGAGTGTTGAGGATAAACACTACTGCACAGCAATTATGTCTTATGAGCACCAGTGTATAGTCAACAAAGAATTTGTATTTCAGATAGATAATCATTTACTTGAGAAGCTTGTCTGTTCAAGAAGAATTGTTTGGCTTGTTAAAGCTAACACTCTGCTAAGTGTGTCAAACAGTGGAAGCTTCAGTATCAAACTTAATGCAAGTACCGAGGAGTTGTTTCCCTTAACTCTGGCTGTTGGTGAAGATGTAAAAATAGAAAATATATCATCTTCGAATGCAATTGAAAGAAGAAAATGTCAGTCTCAACAATTTTCTGAGCAGGACAAATCTATAATCAAACTTCTTCACTGGGAAGATAAATGGGTGGAATTCGGTCGTACTGACATTAGTTTATTGCAGTGGATTAAAGTACTAAATGACAGCATTTTGAACTTTATTGAACAAGTCATGATGTGGCCATGGAACGCCATTGAAAACAAGCAGCTATTAAAATATCTATTACCTCCCGTGTTTGCATTAAATGACCAGACATTTATCGAATTACTTAGAAAATTGGATTCTGGATTTTGGGAGATTGCGATTTGCCAAGATGCGACTTCTCTTGCTGAAAAATATCCAGCAATGGTCCACAAGAATATCAGTATTATTACGTCGCAAAATTGTTCATCTGatttgaatggatggatgaataaaATTACTTCTGCAGAAACGGAGATCAATATAGCATCAAAAACTTTGCTTTCTGTTGATAACAGCATGATGTGTTTGTCATTGAACCCAATTTTGTGTGGCCCTATTCAAACAAGAGTAGAGTACACTGGCTTTGCTACTTCTGTGATTGACCCTTCAGAATTCTACATCCAGCTTGAAGATACCTTTGAAATAATGGAAACAATCTCTTCACTCCTGGCTCAACTATCAGACGAATTTCATCCTTTATCTCAAGACATATTGAATCCTGGTGTAGGTTGCCTAATCAAGCTTGCCACAGATGAGCAGTGGTCTAGGGTGGAAATTTATGAAGTTTGTCAGCAGTTTGTTCTTGTTAGAGCTGTTGATTATGGACATTATATATTTGTGCCATCTTCGGATTTGAACAGACTAAGAGAACTTCCGAAAGAACTTGCAGAAGTTCCACGCTTGACTAATCACTGCAGTTTAAATAATGTGGTACCTTCAGTTGGACATAACTGGACAGATGAAGCCATTGTTTTCTTTCAAAAATCCTTAAATGAACAGTCTTTGACTGTATTTTTCAGACAACGTATTTCTGAGTTGCTTTGGGAGGTAGATCTTTTTGTAAATAATAAGAGTGTCGCAGAAGATTTACATGCTGTGGGACATGCTGCTTTTCGGAAAGAAATTGGCAACTCCTTTATGGAAGACTCTATTAGTTCTGAAGAGAGCTCACAAATACTGACTGAACCTATTTTAGAGCAACAAATCTACAAAAGCAATGATGAGCTTACAATGGCTTTACAAAATGAAGAACCTGCCTTTGTGAATTTTGACTCCAGTTATTCAATAAAAT